Proteins from one Chroococcidiopsis sp. CCMEE 29 genomic window:
- a CDS encoding DUF711 family protein produces MKIRTITTGISLTSLKQQERIIQAAQFNQTAKDFLEQQGYKVQTNRIATNSWEEYLHDFSTAEIIGEIKVIDQFCQNLNVNFFSIGYASSPERIAIIPEIIKNSSIVYCSSRIGDSETGINFANVSESAKVIKRIAEETADGYGNFRFCAWANCKPGIPFFPVSYHEGEPAFAIGLECSDLVTKAFKNSNSLQTAEEKLKLAFEEELTKVEAIAQQISDKFGIKYSGIDSSLAPSLDRETSIAFAYEKLGFGKFGHQGTLTISAIITRILKSLSIKTCGYSGLMLPVCEDVGLAQRANEQTYNLTNLLLYSAVCGCGLDTVPIPGDVTIEKLEAILLDLATLAIKLDKPLSARLFPIPGKKAGEMTAFKSPYLVDCQIFKV; encoded by the coding sequence ATGAAAATTAGAACTATCACAACAGGTATATCACTAACCTCTCTAAAACAGCAAGAAAGAATTATTCAAGCTGCTCAGTTTAATCAGACAGCAAAAGATTTTCTGGAACAGCAAGGATACAAAGTTCAAACGAACAGAATAGCCACTAACTCCTGGGAAGAATATCTCCACGATTTTTCAACAGCCGAAATTATAGGTGAAATTAAAGTAATAGACCAGTTTTGCCAAAACCTGAATGTTAACTTTTTCAGTATTGGCTATGCAAGTAGCCCAGAAAGAATTGCCATCATTCCAGAAATTATCAAAAACAGCTCAATTGTTTACTGTTCAAGTAGAATAGGTGACTCTGAGACCGGAATAAACTTTGCCAATGTCAGTGAATCTGCAAAGGTTATTAAACGAATTGCTGAAGAAACAGCAGACGGCTATGGCAACTTTAGATTTTGTGCTTGGGCAAATTGCAAACCGGGAATCCCCTTTTTCCCCGTTTCTTACCATGAAGGTGAACCAGCTTTTGCTATTGGTTTAGAGTGCAGCGATTTGGTAACAAAAGCCTTTAAAAATTCTAATAGTCTGCAAACAGCCGAAGAAAAACTCAAATTAGCCTTTGAAGAAGAATTAACCAAGGTTGAAGCGATCGCCCAACAAATTTCAGATAAATTTGGGATTAAATATAGTGGAATTGACTCATCGCTTGCTCCATCACTTGATAGAGAAACCAGCATTGCTTTTGCCTACGAAAAACTTGGTTTTGGTAAATTTGGACATCAAGGAACGCTGACTATATCTGCTATAATTACACGGATTTTGAAAAGTTTGTCAATAAAAACCTGCGGCTATTCTGGTTTAATGCTTCCTGTTTGTGAAGATGTCGGTCTGGCTCAAAGAGCTAATGAGCAGACATACAATCTGACAAATTTACTATTGTACTCCGCCGTTTGTGGCTGTGGGCTTGATACAGTACCAATTCCAGGCGATGTCACAATTGAAAAGCTGGAAGCGATACTACTTGATTTAGCAACTTTAGCAATCAAGTTAGATAAACCATTATCAGCAAGATTATTTCCGATTCCTGGCAAAAAAGCCGGAGAAATGACAGCATTCAAGTCGCCCTACTTAGTAGATTGTCAGATTTTTAAGGTATAG
- a CDS encoding 2OG-Fe dioxygenase family protein, whose translation MQIVLDSKDLDYAFMFALQKANSIKVEEFKPFFNNLPVDPYIKGNYRFRSLSRFKVSSAGKLIKLPHGYLFQSKHYNPLLGDIRREFAELDDAILELEEFKKLVFAFNDYCKLHTEAREIGVHQIRTTCSRHNYGNPAPEGIHRDGTDLIAIFSVDREHIQGGETHLYKSRKESAVFNKVLNPGEMLLLNDREFFHFTTPIKPKSFEREGTRDVFVLTCPSLLSEY comes from the coding sequence ATGCAAATAGTATTAGACTCAAAGGATTTAGATTATGCCTTTATGTTTGCTTTGCAAAAAGCTAATTCTATAAAGGTAGAAGAATTCAAGCCATTCTTTAACAATCTTCCTGTCGATCCTTATATAAAAGGAAATTACCGCTTTAGAAGCTTATCGCGGTTCAAAGTGTCTTCTGCTGGTAAGTTAATCAAGCTACCTCATGGTTACTTATTCCAAAGCAAACACTACAATCCCTTATTAGGAGATATCAGAAGAGAGTTTGCAGAACTAGATGATGCCATCTTAGAACTAGAAGAATTTAAAAAACTTGTGTTTGCATTTAATGATTACTGTAAGCTTCATACTGAAGCTAGGGAAATAGGAGTGCATCAGATTAGAACTACTTGTTCACGGCATAATTATGGGAATCCCGCACCTGAAGGTATACACAGAGATGGTACTGATTTAATAGCTATATTTTCTGTTGATCGAGAACATATTCAAGGTGGTGAGACACATTTATACAAATCAAGAAAGGAAAGTGCCGTTTTTAATAAAGTATTGAATCCGGGAGAAATGTTATTGCTAAATGATCGGGAGTTCTTTCACTTTACTACCCCGATTAAACCTAAATCTTTTGAGCGTGAAGGTACAAGAGATGTGTTTGTACTTACTTGTCCTAGCTTGCTTTCTGAATATTAA